Proteins co-encoded in one bacterium genomic window:
- a CDS encoding sigma-54-dependent Fis family transcriptional regulator has translation MLPKQTKILIIDDDTDVLLAAKLFLKQHVALIHTETNPESIPTLLKNESYDVILLDMNFTRDVSSGSEGFYWLNKILQTDPGAVVILITAYGDVEMAVRAIKEGAIDFVVKPWQNEKLLATLSSAMNLRRSRLEIMHLRDRQQALNEDLDHPFGEIIGHSSSMQAVFALIQKVAKTEANVLILGENGTGKELVARALHRESLRAKESFITVDMGVISETLFESELFGHVKGAFTDAKEDRAGRFEIASGGTLFLDEIGNLSVSLQAKLLNALQERRITRVGSNKSVDVDIRLISATNMPIHNMANQKTFRQDLLYRINTVEIPLPPLRERTEDIPLLAEHFLSVYSKKYQRTAGRFHPHAIKKLERYNWPGNVRELQHTIERAMIMSDAECLEADDFLLTSAPVKNEGLVIDDYNLEEIEKALIRKALSKHGGNISQAAKELGLTRTSLYRRLEKYGL, from the coding sequence ATGCTGCCCAAACAGACAAAAATTCTGATCATCGACGACGATACGGACGTGTTGCTGGCCGCAAAACTTTTTTTAAAACAGCACGTTGCACTTATTCATACCGAAACGAACCCGGAGTCAATCCCGACACTGCTCAAAAATGAAAGCTACGACGTAATCCTGCTGGATATGAATTTCACGCGAGACGTTAGCAGCGGTTCGGAAGGGTTTTACTGGCTTAATAAAATTTTGCAGACGGATCCCGGCGCCGTAGTGATTTTGATTACGGCCTACGGCGATGTGGAAATGGCCGTTCGAGCGATCAAAGAAGGCGCAATCGACTTTGTTGTAAAGCCGTGGCAAAATGAAAAACTCCTGGCGACGCTTTCTTCGGCTATGAATTTGCGCCGGTCGCGTTTAGAGATCATGCATCTGCGTGACCGCCAACAAGCGCTGAATGAGGATCTGGATCATCCCTTCGGTGAAATCATTGGCCATTCGTCTTCCATGCAAGCCGTATTTGCGCTTATCCAGAAAGTTGCCAAAACGGAGGCCAACGTTCTGATTCTTGGCGAGAACGGTACCGGAAAGGAATTGGTTGCGCGCGCCTTACACCGGGAATCTCTTCGCGCAAAAGAGTCGTTTATTACAGTGGATATGGGCGTGATCAGTGAAACGCTTTTTGAAAGCGAACTTTTCGGCCATGTGAAAGGCGCTTTTACCGATGCGAAAGAAGACCGGGCAGGGCGATTTGAAATCGCGTCAGGCGGAACTTTATTTCTCGACGAAATCGGAAATCTTTCCGTGTCGCTTCAGGCTAAACTTCTTAACGCCCTTCAGGAAAGACGTATTACGCGCGTCGGATCAAATAAGTCTGTCGATGTCGACATCCGCCTCATCAGCGCCACTAATATGCCGATCCATAATATGGCTAATCAGAAAACGTTCCGGCAGGATCTGCTGTACCGGATTAACACCGTCGAGATTCCGTTGCCGCCATTACGCGAACGTACGGAGGATATCCCGTTGCTCGCGGAACATTTCCTTTCGGTATACTCGAAAAAATATCAAAGAACGGCCGGTCGTTTTCACCCCCATGCTATCAAAAAACTCGAAAGATATAATTGGCCCGGTAACGTACGCGAACTGCAGCACACGATCGAACGCGCAATGATCATGTCCGACGCAGAATGCCTCGAAGCGGACGATTTCCTACTTACGTCTGCTCCCGTAAAAAATGAAGGGCTTGTCATTGACGATTATAATCTCGAAGAGATTGAAAAAGCATTGATCCGAAAAGCACTAAGCAAACACGGCGGTAATATCAGCCAGGCGGCAAAAGAACTTGGATTGACGCGAACTTCGCTCTATCGGCGATTGGAAAAATATGGTTTATAA
- a CDS encoding HlyD family efflux transporter periplasmic adaptor subunit: MDRQIEKKKWPQKKIAYVGGGAFLVLLLFYNFLFADRSAKLNVKTEKITISKVQRGTFQEFIPVTGTIMPIKTIYLDAMEGGRVDKLYLEQGAMVKQGDQILKLTNTNLQMDVMFREAQLFEQINNLRNTKLAFEQNKLKVRGDLIDLDYEITKLKRAFEINDGLMKQNLVSPQEYEQSRDAYQYALKRRDLLIDTQRQDSILRTSQMEQLELSVSHMQDNLGIIKENMASLTLRAPVSGQLTSRNAELGESKRAGDRLGQIDVLDGFKVRAGIDEHYIARIQIGQSGEFDLSGKTYKLIIKKVYPEVTGGRFDVDMEFEGEAPKDIRRGQTLQIRLELGDQAEALLLARGGFYQKTGGQWVFVVDPSGDFAIKRSVKLGRQNPQMFEVMEGLYPGEEVITSSYDSYGDVDKLILSK, from the coding sequence ATGGATAGACAGATTGAAAAAAAGAAATGGCCTCAAAAGAAAATCGCGTATGTCGGCGGCGGCGCGTTTTTAGTATTATTGCTGTTTTACAATTTTTTATTTGCAGATCGATCGGCAAAATTGAATGTAAAGACAGAGAAGATCACCATCTCGAAAGTTCAGCGCGGAACTTTTCAGGAATTCATTCCCGTAACAGGTACGATCATGCCCATCAAAACAATTTATCTCGATGCAATGGAAGGCGGCCGTGTAGATAAACTGTACCTTGAGCAAGGCGCTATGGTGAAACAGGGCGATCAGATACTTAAGCTTACCAACACCAATCTGCAAATGGATGTCATGTTCCGTGAAGCACAGCTATTTGAACAGATCAATAATCTTCGCAATACGAAATTGGCATTTGAACAAAACAAGCTAAAGGTTCGCGGCGATCTGATCGATTTGGATTATGAGATTACAAAATTAAAACGCGCCTTCGAAATTAATGACGGTCTGATGAAACAAAACCTTGTTTCTCCTCAGGAGTACGAACAATCCAGGGATGCTTATCAGTATGCGCTTAAGCGTCGCGATTTATTGATTGATACGCAAAGGCAAGATTCCATTCTGCGTACCAGTCAAATGGAGCAACTTGAACTCTCCGTCTCACATATGCAGGATAATTTAGGCATCATCAAGGAAAACATGGCGAGCCTTACATTGAGGGCTCCGGTGTCGGGGCAGCTCACGTCGCGTAATGCAGAATTAGGCGAGTCAAAACGCGCGGGCGACCGGTTAGGCCAGATCGACGTTCTAGACGGATTTAAAGTTCGAGCGGGAATTGATGAACATTATATTGCGCGAATTCAGATCGGTCAATCAGGAGAATTTGATCTCTCCGGGAAAACGTACAAGCTGATCATCAAGAAAGTATATCCGGAAGTAACTGGTGGAAGATTTGACGTAGATATGGAGTTCGAAGGCGAAGCGCCCAAAGATATTCGGCGCGGGCAGACGCTGCAGATTCGTTTGGAATTAGGAGATCAGGCGGAAGCGCTGTTGCTGGCGCGCGGAGGATTTTACCAGAAGACCGGCGGGCAATGGGTATTTGTGGTTGATCCTTCGGGCGATTTTGCCATCAAGCGGAGCGTTAAGTTGGGCCGTCAGAATCCGCAAATGTTTGAGGTGATGGAAGGACTATATCCGGGTGAAGAAGTTATTACTTCATCCTATGATAGTTATGGTGATGTGGATAAGCTGATTTTGAGTAAGTAA
- a CDS encoding FtsX-like permease family protein translates to MIKNYLKTAFRRLERNKSFALINIAGLSLGITCALIIFLLVKHELSFDGFHSKKDRIYRVNTVWTRDGEVDRSGASQFPVAAAIRSQFSDLKATMINYVKEALIAVPNGTDTPSKFQENEGVVYIEPDFFDIFDRTWFRGHPSLLKEPYTVALSESTAKKFFPNENPVGKTIRMNSECDLKVIGVVTDPPVNTDFPFTVLISYSTQKALGYFSNMENWGATMSFINTYIFVPEIWSAASFNERLTAFAKTHLDERKRKERSYEVQSLSDVHFDPDAGNYTHVTSRTSIWALSIIAFFLIVTACINFINLATAQAVTRSKEIGVRKVLGAFRAQLLIQFLGETFVITFLAIVLSIGMTEMILPLVNDAFSFNIRFNLFNDPLILLFLAGLAVVITAGSGFYPALMMAGYSPVSVLKGGQSSKAGGLLVRKGLVVLQFMIAQALVIGTIVVFRQMDLFQTTDMGFIKDAIITTNIPVKDKSKMQTLRNEIMKETGVQNVTFGFAQVASGMRWTSMMIYRGPAGKTYEALADVRCGDEFYIPTYGIQMLAGRNFTASDSIHELVINETMAQKIGFTNPADAVGKIVYVFGSEPKPIVGVVKDFNTGSLRASIYPTILAPRSKDYRIMGVKIDMKRAKILLPKIEAAWAATYPEFLYRSQFLDESIAGFYEDEQKISRLFTIFASIAIGIGCLGLFGLVSFMAVQRTKEIGVRKVLGASVSDILMMFTKEFAVLILIAFLIAAPAAYVVMNGWLEDFAYRISIGAEVFFTAVMLTIIISGVTVGYRSIKAASANPVDVLKYE, encoded by the coding sequence ATGATCAAGAATTATTTAAAAACGGCATTTCGCAGGCTGGAGCGGAACAAAAGTTTTGCTCTGATAAATATCGCCGGATTATCGCTGGGCATAACCTGTGCGCTGATCATTTTCTTACTGGTAAAACATGAACTCAGCTTTGACGGCTTTCATTCGAAGAAAGACCGTATTTATCGTGTGAATACGGTTTGGACCCGCGATGGAGAGGTCGACCGAAGCGGTGCATCTCAATTTCCTGTTGCGGCTGCCATCCGTTCACAGTTCAGCGATTTAAAAGCCACCATGATCAATTACGTAAAAGAGGCTTTAATAGCCGTTCCGAACGGAACAGACACGCCCTCCAAATTTCAAGAGAACGAAGGAGTGGTTTATATTGAACCCGATTTCTTCGATATCTTCGATCGGACATGGTTTCGCGGACATCCGTCTCTTTTGAAGGAACCCTATACGGTTGCGCTCAGCGAAAGTACGGCAAAAAAATTTTTTCCAAATGAAAATCCGGTCGGGAAAACGATCCGCATGAATTCGGAATGTGACCTGAAAGTGATCGGCGTCGTAACCGATCCGCCGGTTAATACGGACTTCCCTTTCACCGTACTCATTTCATATTCCACACAAAAAGCGTTGGGCTATTTTTCCAATATGGAGAATTGGGGCGCCACGATGAGTTTCATCAATACGTACATCTTCGTACCGGAAATATGGAGCGCTGCGTCCTTCAACGAACGATTGACTGCGTTTGCAAAAACTCATCTGGATGAACGCAAGCGCAAGGAACGCTCCTATGAAGTTCAATCATTATCCGATGTGCATTTCGATCCCGACGCGGGTAATTATACGCATGTTACCAGCCGTACCAGTATCTGGGCGCTTTCGATCATCGCTTTTTTCCTGATCGTGACGGCGTGTATTAATTTTATCAATCTTGCAACGGCACAGGCGGTCACCCGCTCTAAAGAAATCGGCGTTAGAAAAGTTCTCGGTGCTTTTCGTGCTCAGTTGCTGATACAATTTCTGGGAGAGACTTTTGTCATTACGTTTTTGGCCATCGTATTATCGATCGGTATGACAGAAATGATCCTGCCGTTAGTCAACGATGCGTTCAGCTTCAATATCCGCTTCAATTTATTCAATGATCCGTTGATCCTTCTTTTTCTTGCCGGATTAGCGGTCGTGATCACGGCGGGTTCCGGGTTTTATCCGGCACTTATGATGGCGGGATACAGCCCGGTGTCGGTTCTCAAAGGGGGGCAATCCTCGAAAGCGGGCGGGTTGCTGGTAAGGAAAGGGCTTGTCGTTCTGCAATTCATGATCGCTCAGGCGCTCGTCATCGGAACGATCGTCGTGTTTCGTCAGATGGATCTTTTTCAGACTACGGATATGGGGTTTATCAAAGATGCCATCATTACGACCAATATACCCGTTAAGGATAAATCCAAAATGCAGACTCTTCGCAACGAAATCATGAAAGAAACCGGAGTCCAGAATGTAACGTTTGGATTTGCTCAGGTTGCTTCGGGCATGCGCTGGACTTCGATGATGATCTATCGCGGCCCGGCCGGTAAAACCTACGAAGCCCTTGCCGACGTTCGCTGCGGGGATGAGTTTTATATTCCAACCTACGGTATTCAAATGCTTGCCGGACGCAATTTCACGGCCAGCGACAGCATCCATGAATTGGTGATCAACGAAACGATGGCCCAAAAAATAGGATTTACCAATCCCGCAGATGCCGTTGGAAAGATAGTGTATGTCTTTGGTTCCGAGCCCAAACCGATCGTTGGTGTTGTGAAAGATTTTAATACAGGATCGTTGCGGGCATCCATCTATCCGACCATATTGGCGCCGCGGAGCAAGGATTACCGGATCATGGGCGTCAAGATCGATATGAAACGGGCCAAAATATTGCTGCCGAAGATCGAAGCGGCGTGGGCGGCAACGTATCCTGAATTCCTCTACCGGTCCCAATTCCTGGACGAATCGATCGCCGGATTTTATGAGGACGAACAAAAGATTTCAAGGTTATTTACAATTTTCGCTTCCATTGCTATCGGTATCGGTTGTCTCGGATTATTCGGATTGGTCTCATTCATGGCCGTACAGCGTACGAAAGAGATCGGTGTTCGAAAAGTTCTGGGCGCATCTGTTTCCGATATTTTAATGATGTTCACTAAAGAATTTGCAGTTCTAATCCTGATCGCATTTCTCATTGCAGCACCGGCGGCGTATGTGGTCATGAACGGGTGGCTCGAAGATTTTGCGTATCGGATTTCTATTGGCGCCGAAGTGTTTTTTACAGCCGTCATGCTAACAATTATTATATCCGGAGTAACGGTAGGATACCGTTCGATCAAAGCGGCTTCCGCGAATCCCGTTGATGTCCTAAAGTACGAATAG
- a CDS encoding CoA-binding protein, whose product MKEIEELLKDPDVTIAIVGANNNPSKFGNVIYRDLKRKGYKLFPVNPSSDEIDGDKAFANLAQLPQKPAIVNFVTPPAVTLKVLEECLKLGLTNVWLQPGSESPAVMTFIQEKKFNYLANACIMVESRMKL is encoded by the coding sequence ATGAAAGAAATAGAAGAACTGTTAAAAGACCCGGATGTAACCATTGCCATTGTCGGTGCAAACAATAACCCGTCAAAATTCGGTAATGTTATATACCGTGATTTGAAGCGAAAAGGTTACAAACTTTTTCCTGTGAATCCGTCATCGGACGAGATCGACGGCGATAAAGCGTTTGCAAATCTGGCACAACTACCGCAAAAACCGGCCATTGTTAATTTCGTCACTCCGCCAGCTGTCACGCTCAAAGTCTTAGAAGAGTGTTTGAAATTAGGTCTGACGAATGTCTGGCTGCAGCCCGGTTCAGAAAGCCCGGCTGTAATGACGTTTATCCAGGAAAAGAAATTTAACTATCTTGCGAATGCATGCATTATGGTGGAAAGCAGAATGAAACTGTAA
- a CDS encoding four helix bundle protein, translating to MESQLDVWKISLFLVVDIYGLTEKFPKSEKYGITNQLRRASVSVTSNIAEGAARKSAVERRRYYEISRSSLVEIDTQLEISLQLKFCSETEKELAVIQEKMNHLFAKMSNLIQNTK from the coding sequence ATTGAATCACAGTTAGATGTTTGGAAAATAAGTTTGTTCCTGGTTGTGGATATTTATGGGCTGACAGAGAAATTTCCTAAGAGCGAAAAATATGGCATAACCAACCAGCTTCGGCGAGCATCAGTTTCTGTTACATCAAACATTGCTGAAGGCGCGGCGAGAAAATCCGCTGTGGAAAGAAGGAGATATTATGAAATATCCAGATCCTCACTTGTCGAAATTGACACGCAGTTAGAAATCAGTTTGCAATTAAAATTTTGCTCAGAGACAGAGAAAGAATTGGCTGTAATTCAGGAGAAAATGAATCACTTGTTTGCAAAAATGTCAAATCTAATTCAAAACACTAAATAA
- a CDS encoding ABC transporter ATP-binding protein translates to MIKSKNLVKVYTTDEVETTALNNVNFEINEGEFTAIMGPSGCGKSTLLNVIGLLDNPSGGEYHFIGHEVSKYTERQRSNLRKSNIGFVFQSFNLIDELTVFENVELPLLYLGMTESERKKRVDAALDRMQITHRRNHFPQQLSGGQQQRVAVSRAVVANPKLILADEPTGNLDSANGEEVMKILTDLNKAGTTIVMVTHSPSHAEYASRMIHLFDGHIVSENYKEAMKI, encoded by the coding sequence ATGATTAAGTCAAAGAACCTAGTTAAAGTGTACACCACCGACGAAGTGGAAACCACCGCGTTGAACAATGTGAATTTTGAAATTAATGAAGGCGAATTTACCGCTATCATGGGGCCTTCAGGCTGCGGCAAATCGACTTTGCTCAATGTGATCGGTTTGCTGGATAATCCGTCCGGCGGCGAATATCATTTTATCGGGCATGAGGTGTCAAAATATACCGAGCGCCAACGATCCAATTTACGCAAATCCAATATCGGATTTGTGTTTCAGAGTTTTAATCTGATCGACGAGTTGACCGTATTTGAAAACGTAGAATTGCCGCTGTTATACTTAGGCATGACGGAATCGGAAAGAAAAAAACGCGTCGACGCGGCGCTCGACCGGATGCAGATTACACACCGGCGGAATCACTTTCCTCAGCAATTATCCGGAGGGCAACAGCAGCGCGTTGCCGTATCGCGTGCAGTCGTGGCAAATCCTAAACTGATTTTGGCTGACGAACCTACGGGAAATCTCGATTCCGCAAACGGCGAAGAAGTGATGAAAATACTTACCGACCTGAATAAAGCCGGTACGACGATCGTAATGGTCACGCACTCGCCTTCGCACGCAGAATACGCCAGCCGCATGATCCACTTGTTCGACGGGCATATTGTCAGCGAGAATTATAAAGAGGCTATGAAGATATAG
- a CDS encoding FtsX-like permease family protein has translation MLKNYFKIALRNILRQKGHSFINISGLAVGLACTVLIVMWIQDELSYDHFHKNGNRIFRVVENQFYGGGDAFQTPQTPAPLSAVLKSEFPEIEKTTRVLFTPNKLLFDYKDQRFYESNGLYVDPEFLSMFSFPLTAGQSDVALKDPNSIILTKEFAQKYFGSEDPMGKSIRVDKYNLVVTGIFEKIPRQSHLQFDFVLPAERLRMDVPDQFTPWGNNWLRTYVMLNPNTDYRQFTEKIADVIKKHNDQSKTELFLQPMTDIYLRTDFNHTPTRMNYVYTLGVIAALILLIACINFTNLSTARSLKRSREVGLRKVVGADRFQLIKQFLGEAFFLSLISMGIALVLIEIILPFFNDLTAKSIALNFFDSGIGLMLISIVIITGILSGIYPALVLSGYRPVQVLKGSFQKSTQGVLLRRILVTVQFTLSIALIISAAFIYQQLEFMQHKSLGYEKEQLIRIPLRGETRNTYSTFKERLLQNRRILSVSASNHSISSFGTNTWDVKWPGQREDEKVLTTVTAIDYDYLKTMRMELVHGREFSKEFPTDSVNVIINEKAMQAMNLMDPLSASLKFWDETHPIVGVVKDFHYQSVRSEIIPLVFIYNSGSVRNVFAKIQSHDMAATVKSIENDWTSVNLGSPFEFNFVDEEIDQLYRSEQQLSKIYNSFAILAVFISCLGLFGLASFATEQRTKEIGIRKVLGASIARIVSTLTTEFLKLVLLANIIGWPIAYLLMSRWLQDFAYRIDINIGTFILTGLVTLIIAIATVSYRAIRAATANPVEALKYE, from the coding sequence ATGTTAAAAAATTATTTTAAAATTGCGTTGCGAAACATCTTGCGTCAGAAAGGCCATTCCTTCATAAATATTTCCGGCCTGGCGGTCGGATTGGCGTGTACCGTTTTGATCGTAATGTGGATTCAGGACGAACTCAGTTACGACCATTTTCATAAAAACGGCAATCGGATCTTCCGCGTGGTCGAAAATCAATTCTACGGCGGCGGGGATGCATTCCAGACGCCACAGACGCCCGCGCCGTTGTCCGCCGTTTTAAAAAGCGAATTTCCAGAGATCGAAAAAACCACGCGCGTGCTGTTCACCCCCAACAAACTTCTTTTTGATTATAAAGATCAACGTTTCTACGAATCCAACGGTCTATACGTGGATCCGGAATTTCTGTCTATGTTTTCATTTCCATTGACGGCCGGTCAGTCGGACGTAGCGCTAAAGGATCCCAACTCAATCATCCTTACAAAAGAGTTCGCACAGAAATACTTCGGCTCGGAAGATCCGATGGGTAAATCGATCCGGGTAGATAAATACAATTTAGTGGTGACCGGTATTTTTGAAAAGATACCGCGCCAATCGCATCTGCAGTTTGATTTTGTTTTACCTGCGGAACGGCTGCGGATGGATGTTCCGGACCAATTTACGCCATGGGGTAATAACTGGCTCAGGACTTACGTCATGCTGAATCCGAACACGGATTATCGTCAGTTCACGGAAAAGATTGCCGACGTGATTAAGAAACATAACGATCAGTCCAAAACCGAATTGTTCCTTCAACCGATGACCGACATTTATCTGCGCACGGATTTTAATCATACACCCACGCGAATGAATTATGTGTACACCCTGGGCGTGATCGCTGCGCTGATTCTGCTTATCGCATGTATTAATTTTACGAATCTTTCCACGGCCCGTTCGCTGAAACGATCACGCGAAGTCGGTTTACGAAAAGTGGTCGGCGCAGACCGGTTTCAATTGATCAAACAATTTCTGGGTGAAGCGTTTTTTCTTTCTCTGATCAGCATGGGCATCGCACTGGTTCTGATTGAAATCATTCTGCCTTTTTTTAACGATTTAACGGCAAAAAGCATTGCCCTGAATTTCTTTGATTCCGGCATAGGCCTCATGTTGATTTCAATAGTGATCATCACCGGTATCCTGTCGGGAATCTATCCGGCTTTGGTACTGTCCGGATATAGGCCGGTACAGGTGCTGAAGGGAAGTTTTCAGAAAAGTACGCAGGGCGTACTTCTTCGTCGAATTCTCGTTACCGTTCAATTTACTTTGTCTATCGCGCTTATCATTAGCGCCGCCTTCATCTATCAACAGTTGGAATTCATGCAACATAAGAGCCTGGGCTATGAAAAAGAGCAATTGATCCGTATTCCGCTTCGCGGTGAGACAAGGAATACCTATTCTACTTTTAAGGAACGCCTGCTGCAGAACAGGCGTATACTCAGTGTTTCGGCCTCTAATCATTCCATTTCCAGTTTCGGAACCAACACTTGGGATGTCAAATGGCCAGGGCAGAGGGAAGATGAAAAAGTATTGACCACAGTAACAGCTATCGATTACGACTATCTAAAGACCATGCGCATGGAGCTTGTTCATGGCCGGGAATTTTCAAAAGAATTTCCCACGGATTCCGTGAATGTAATTATTAATGAAAAAGCAATGCAGGCTATGAATTTAATGGATCCGTTGTCTGCCAGCCTTAAGTTCTGGGACGAGACGCATCCGATAGTCGGCGTAGTAAAGGATTTCCATTATCAATCCGTTCGATCAGAAATAATTCCTCTGGTATTCATTTATAATTCCGGATCGGTGCGCAATGTTTTTGCGAAAATTCAATCCCATGACATGGCGGCAACGGTTAAATCCATCGAAAATGACTGGACGTCGGTCAATTTGGGCAGTCCTTTTGAGTTCAATTTTGTTGATGAAGAAATCGACCAATTATATCGCTCCGAACAACAGCTATCTAAGATCTACAACTCATTTGCCATTTTAGCGGTTTTCATTTCTTGTTTGGGGCTTTTTGGGTTAGCGTCCTTTGCCACAGAACAACGCACCAAGGAAATTGGTATTCGTAAAGTATTGGGAGCTTCAATCGCCAGGATCGTGTCGACGCTAACGACGGAATTTCTAAAGCTCGTATTACTGGCCAATATCATTGGTTGGCCGATTGCCTATCTTCTAATGTCTCGATGGCTGCAGGATTTTGCATACCGGATCGACATTAATATAGGGACATTCATTTTAACGGGCTTGGTTACCTTGATCATTGCAATAGCGACCGTGAGTTACCGGGCGATTCGCGCGGCTACGGCGAATCCGGTAGAAGCCTTGAAATATGAGTAA